In one window of Fodinibius salicampi DNA:
- a CDS encoding SusC/RagA family TonB-linked outer membrane protein yields MKTHIPRNVNFKALISLGVFVLALMFSGVTMAQDTSTISGTVTDQATGETLPGVNILVKGTAIGASTNLNGEYELDVPSLNDTLVVSYVGYTRSEIPINGRTSLDIELQPQAIEGDEVFVTGYTSQRQADITGAVSEVSVEDMNRTTSASFLDKMKGRIAGVNVESSGSPGSANTVRIRGVSSFQNNDPLYIIDGTPIQGDYNNFLNPNDIESMQVLKDASAASIYGSRANNGVVIITTKKGSAGAPEVSFDANWGVATPVSGYSDILMQDPFNYHEIIKRSHDNAGLSTPTNIYGDPENPSIPNYIWPNDGTNQTMDLQAQFGITEEDYEICNCDRLIMPASQGTDWWDELFDPALTQSYNLNISGGNEGAVYNLSFNYYDQEGTMRYNFYKKGTIRVNTEFEAGIFTFGENASFTVDQQSGGMQSGAMGEDTPIGQLIKMQPIIPVHDIGGYYAGAKANTLGNGSNPVAQVWKNRHDVTETNAFVGNAFATASIMENLEFKSNFGFNIGRNRFEGMALPTPENSEPNSVTSLNENFGVYTNWNWSNTLNYAKTFNQNHNLDVLAGTEANRENNRSIGASMAGYSSTSLNTRYIRDALGDPGTKAVNSFGGYSTLLSFFGKADYNYAEKYYLSATLRHDGSSRLGANNRWGTFPAFSVGWRVSEESFMDGLSGLSDLKIRFGYGVTGNQQIPTGRTVDEFGGAVGETFYDITGSNTGVEQGFRKTAIGNDDLKWEENVSYNLGIDSEFLDGRMSLVVDLYHREVDDLLFNPSIPATQGNAAPPFVNVGKMQNEGIDVSLGYRGTIGSELSWNVDINGSHYKNEIIRIDGQQDFFYGPAQGRGSQMVINQLGSPIGAFYGYKADGLFMNQDEVDAHADQDGAAPGRLRFADVNGDGQITPEDKKVIGSYHPDFTGGLNLGMQWKNFDFNTFLFASIGNDIFDITDEFTVFRLFNTNVRQDRLTKSAIVENGEVINPDAKYPRLDQNDQFSSEYSSFYVKDGSYLRMQNLEIGYNAPAGMIPGLSRVRFYVQAQNLFTITGYDNLDPAMPAQPVGDGVDASDQARGINQGTYPNNRIFGFGINASF; encoded by the coding sequence ATGAAGACACATATACCAAGAAACGTTAATTTTAAAGCATTGATATCATTGGGGGTTTTTGTGCTAGCGCTCATGTTTTCTGGCGTGACAATGGCACAGGATACTTCAACGATATCGGGAACAGTTACCGACCAGGCAACAGGTGAAACACTGCCTGGAGTGAATATTTTAGTTAAAGGAACAGCAATAGGAGCCTCAACGAACCTAAATGGGGAGTACGAACTAGATGTTCCCTCATTAAATGATACGCTCGTTGTATCTTATGTTGGATACACTCGTTCAGAAATACCCATTAACGGCCGGACATCATTGGATATTGAGTTGCAGCCGCAGGCTATTGAAGGTGATGAGGTTTTTGTTACTGGATATACTTCTCAGCGACAAGCCGATATTACTGGGGCCGTATCCGAAGTTAGTGTTGAGGATATGAATAGAACCACTTCCGCCAGCTTTTTGGACAAAATGAAGGGCCGCATTGCCGGAGTTAACGTAGAGTCCAGCGGTTCACCAGGTTCTGCTAATACAGTAAGGATTCGCGGAGTTAGCTCTTTCCAAAACAATGATCCGCTTTATATTATTGATGGAACACCGATTCAAGGTGATTATAATAATTTCTTGAATCCAAATGACATAGAGTCCATGCAGGTATTAAAAGATGCTTCTGCAGCTTCTATTTACGGATCGCGTGCTAACAATGGGGTTGTAATTATTACAACAAAAAAAGGATCTGCCGGGGCTCCCGAGGTCTCATTTGATGCTAACTGGGGAGTTGCTACTCCGGTAAGTGGATATAGTGATATTCTGATGCAGGATCCATTTAATTATCATGAAATTATTAAACGGAGTCATGATAATGCGGGTTTATCTACTCCTACTAATATTTATGGAGATCCTGAAAATCCTTCCATTCCAAATTATATTTGGCCGAATGACGGGACCAATCAGACAATGGATCTGCAGGCCCAGTTTGGAATTACTGAGGAAGATTATGAAATATGTAATTGTGATCGGTTGATTATGCCGGCTAGCCAGGGAACGGACTGGTGGGATGAGCTTTTTGATCCAGCCTTGACACAAAGCTATAACCTGAATATTTCCGGTGGTAATGAAGGAGCCGTTTACAATCTTTCGTTTAACTATTACGACCAGGAAGGTACTATGAGATATAACTTTTATAAAAAGGGTACCATCCGTGTGAATACGGAATTTGAGGCGGGTATTTTTACCTTTGGAGAAAATGCCAGCTTTACGGTTGACCAGCAGTCAGGAGGTATGCAGTCCGGGGCTATGGGCGAGGATACACCAATTGGTCAGCTGATAAAAATGCAGCCGATTATACCCGTACATGATATAGGAGGCTATTATGCTGGCGCCAAAGCAAATACATTGGGGAACGGTAGTAATCCTGTAGCACAGGTCTGGAAAAACCGCCATGATGTAACAGAGACTAATGCGTTTGTAGGTAATGCATTTGCAACGGCCTCTATTATGGAGAATCTCGAGTTTAAGAGTAATTTTGGATTTAATATCGGTCGTAATAGGTTTGAAGGGATGGCTCTGCCCACCCCCGAGAACTCGGAGCCTAATTCAGTTACCTCACTAAACGAAAACTTTGGTGTTTATACCAACTGGAATTGGAGTAATACGCTTAATTATGCCAAGACCTTTAATCAAAATCACAACCTGGATGTACTGGCTGGTACGGAGGCCAATCGTGAAAATAATCGCTCTATTGGCGCTTCCATGGCTGGATATTCGAGCACTTCGCTCAATACCCGCTACATCAGGGATGCATTGGGAGATCCCGGAACGAAGGCCGTAAACTCATTCGGCGGTTATAGTACATTGCTTTCATTCTTTGGTAAAGCAGACTATAACTACGCTGAGAAATATTATTTGAGTGCTACACTACGGCACGACGGATCCTCGAGACTTGGAGCGAATAACCGATGGGGTACCTTCCCGGCCTTTAGTGTAGGTTGGAGAGTATCGGAAGAATCCTTCATGGATGGATTATCCGGGCTGAGTGACCTGAAGATTCGCTTCGGATATGGAGTGACCGGAAATCAGCAAATACCGACCGGTCGTACAGTTGACGAATTCGGTGGTGCAGTTGGTGAAACCTTTTACGACATTACGGGGTCCAACACCGGTGTTGAGCAGGGGTTTCGTAAAACAGCCATCGGTAATGATGACCTGAAATGGGAAGAAAATGTCTCCTACAATCTTGGTATAGATTCGGAATTTCTCGATGGTCGAATGAGCTTAGTGGTTGATCTCTATCATCGTGAAGTCGATGACCTTCTGTTTAATCCTTCCATACCTGCAACACAAGGTAATGCGGCACCTCCTTTTGTGAACGTTGGAAAAATGCAGAATGAAGGTATTGACGTTTCGCTTGGGTATCGAGGAACTATTGGTAGTGAACTCAGCTGGAATGTGGATATAAACGGTAGCCATTACAAAAACGAGATCATACGCATAGACGGGCAGCAGGACTTTTTCTATGGCCCCGCACAAGGTCGTGGCAGCCAGATGGTGATTAACCAGTTGGGTAGCCCAATTGGAGCCTTCTATGGTTATAAAGCTGACGGCTTATTTATGAATCAAGATGAAGTAGATGCTCATGCTGATCAGGATGGAGCTGCACCCGGTCGCCTTCGGTTTGCAGATGTCAATGGAGACGGTCAAATCACGCCAGAAGATAAAAAGGTAATCGGATCCTATCATCCGGACTTTACCGGTGGGTTAAATCTCGGAATGCAATGGAAGAACTTTGATTTTAATACCTTCCTGTTTGCATCTATCGGTAATGACATATTTGATATAACCGATGAATTTACCGTTTTCCGTCTTTTCAATACGAATGTAAGGCAGGATCGCCTGACCAAGTCAGCAATAGTCGAGAATGGCGAGGTTATAAACCCGGATGCTAAATATCCCAGGTTAGATCAAAATGACCAGTTCAGTAGTGAATACAGCAGCTTTTATGTCAAGGATGGATCATATCTGCGGATGCAGAATCTGGAGATAGGCTATAATGCTCCAGCAGGGATGATCCCGGGATTATCGCGGGTTCGGTTTTATGTGCAGGCACAGAACCTGTTTACCATAACGGGCTATGATAACCTTGATCCGGCTATGCCAGCTCAACCTGTTGGAGATGGAGTAGATGCCAGTGACCAGGCTAGAGGTATCAATCAGGGTACTTATCCGAATAACCGCATCTTTGGGTTTGGAATCAATGCCAGTTTTTAA
- a CDS encoding zinc-dependent alcohol dehydrogenase family protein: MKALVYHGPNNRAYEEKHKPKIQESTDAIVKITKTTICGTDLHIMKGDVPTVTDGRTLGHEGVGIIDEVGEGVSNFKKGDPVLISCITACGKCDNCKKQMYSHCENGGWILGNTIDGTQAEYVRIPHADTSLYHIPEGADEEALVMLSDILPTGFEVGVLNGKVKPGDVVAIVGAGPIGLAALLTAQFYSPAEIIMVDLDDNRLEVSKEFGATKTVNSSHGKAIEKIMKLTEKKGVDVSIEAVGVPATFDICQEIVKAGGHIANVGVHGKSVELKLEKLWVQNITMTTGLVDTYTIPMLMKTVGSGKLEPEQLITHHFKLSEIMEAYDTFGNASKEKALKVILENE, translated from the coding sequence ATGAAAGCCCTTGTTTATCACGGTCCCAACAATCGCGCATATGAAGAAAAGCATAAACCCAAAATTCAGGAATCAACCGATGCCATCGTCAAGATAACCAAAACCACAATCTGTGGAACAGATCTACATATCATGAAAGGGGATGTGCCCACTGTTACGGACGGACGTACCCTTGGCCATGAAGGGGTCGGAATCATTGATGAAGTAGGTGAAGGCGTTTCCAATTTTAAAAAAGGAGATCCGGTTCTCATCAGTTGCATTACTGCATGTGGCAAATGTGATAATTGTAAGAAACAAATGTATTCACACTGCGAAAACGGTGGATGGATTCTAGGAAATACTATCGACGGTACTCAAGCCGAGTATGTTCGCATTCCCCATGCCGATACGAGTCTCTATCACATCCCCGAGGGAGCCGATGAAGAAGCATTGGTAATGCTCAGTGATATTCTGCCAACGGGATTTGAAGTTGGAGTGCTTAACGGAAAGGTGAAACCCGGTGATGTGGTTGCTATCGTGGGTGCTGGTCCCATCGGTCTGGCCGCACTGTTAACTGCCCAGTTCTACTCCCCGGCCGAAATCATCATGGTCGACTTGGATGATAACCGACTGGAAGTATCGAAAGAGTTTGGGGCCACTAAGACGGTAAATAGCAGTCATGGCAAAGCGATTGAGAAAATCATGAAGCTCACCGAAAAAAAAGGAGTAGACGTTTCCATCGAAGCGGTAGGAGTTCCTGCTACTTTTGATATCTGCCAGGAGATCGTCAAAGCCGGTGGACATATTGCTAATGTAGGTGTACATGGAAAAAGTGTTGAACTTAAGCTCGAAAAGCTCTGGGTTCAAAACATCACCATGACGACCGGCCTGGTTGATACTTATACCATACCGATGCTGATGAAAACCGTAGGTTCAGGCAAACTGGAACCCGAACAGCTCATTACGCACCACTTTAAATTAAGTGAGATCATGGAAGCCTACGACACATTCGGAAATGCGTCCAAGGAAAAAGCGCTTAAAGTAATCCTGGAGAATGAATGA